CTTTCCGGTGAAGAGAGTTGTACACGGTCACACCAGTCTGGAAAGTGAAACCTTTTTTCATATCTAATCATCACTTCGATAAGAAAGCCTTCTTCTTCTAGAAAGCGAATCCATTCACTTTTCTTCCATGCTCGATGATGAGTATGGTCTCGTTCTTTTTCGATCCCGTTATAAAATTGATCAAGTTCTTCTCGTTCGGGAGCGACGTTATCAATCAGTAAGAGGTAGCCATCCCTTTTTAATACTCTATAACTTTCTTGGATAAAAAGATCAACCCTGGGAAAATGATGTGCCGCAAGTCGACATGTCACATAATCAAAGGTCTCACTTTCAAAGGGTAATGCCTCCGCGTCTCCTTGAACAAAAGTAACGTTTTTATGGCCATTCCCCTCGATAAACCTACTTGCCGCTTCCAGCATCTGCGGCGTAAGATCATACGCGATCACTTCTTTCACCAAAGGTGCAAATGCATTTGCCGTATGTCCGCCTGTTTCAATTTTACTATCAACTTCTATCAACCAATCATAAAGTTGACAGCAAAAGCAGTTTACGCTCTCCGAGAGGCTGGCTTTGACCCTGGATTTCCGGCTGGCGGAAAAGCGGAGCCAAGCGTCTGGAGTCCCGCCCGAAACAGTCACGCTGCAAAGTCGAGGAGCGTCATCCGGCAACCGTAAGTCACCGTCTTCTTCCAGCTCCACAACGCTTCCAAACGGCGGGGTGGTGTTGACACCCGGCGCACAGTTGCCTGAGTACCGGGCTCCCACCTGAAGGGCAGGAACGGTTTGGCCGGCCAAAATGCCGTTCGCCGTACATCTCAGCCCCAGCTACCCGGCGGCGCTCAGTTTCCCGGAGGGGAAACCTCATCGTTAAAGCCCGCTTCGCGTGCGGCTCAGAAGCCAGCCGGCCGCACGTTCCGCGGGAGCTTTCTCCCGCCCGGGCCAATCCCTGCCCTTTCCCGGGAACATCCCGGGAGACTAAAAGGTTAATTGGCTTGTTGATAATAACGCTGGAGCAATATTTCTTTCACTCTTTTATACGGGGTGTAACGGGTTATCTCTTCGTCGTGCAGCCTTTTTTTCAGGTTCATGGCTGCTACCTGGTCAGCATCGGCAGTAAAACCGCATTGGCGGCATTTGAAAATGTCTCCATTGCGATTCTTGGCGTCAACCCACCCGCACTGCGGGCACTCCTGGCTGGAATAGGCCGCGTTTTGCGGTCCGGGGTCGGTGACGGAGTAGACGTAGTTCTTGTATTCCCGGCGCTCCTTAATGATGTTTCGCTGCCAGCCGCTCACCTTGCGGGAGAGGCCTTTGCTTTTGGCTTTGCCGCGCAGGTGGGCGAGGTCTTCGTAAGCGATGATCTGCGGCCAGCGTTCTTTGTAGAGTTCGTTAAACGCCCGGTTGATTTCGTTTTCGCACCTGGTCCGGTATCTTTTATTCCTTTTCGTCTGCTTGATCAGGCCGAGGTTGTGCCTGAGAATCCGCCGGGCTTTGTTGGGATCTTGCTCCAGGAATTTCCGGCGCAAGGCCCAGAGTTTTCCGCGTTTCCGGCTCTTGTCCAAAATATGGTCGGACATCTCCTGCAGGGCTTCGCCGTACTCGGGCCGGTACTTTTTGCCAGTATCATCGGTAAATACTTCCGTCACGCCCAGGTCGATGCCGGCTTCTTCCTCGCCGGACGGGCGGATTCGCGGTTCCCTGCTCAGGTGGATTTCCACCGCTTGTTCGTCCGGCAAGAGGACTACCCGCAAGTTGCCTCGCATGGCGTGTATCCCAGTCAAGGGTATGACCGCCCTTTCGCCGGGGGTTAATGTCGCTACGGCGATATACTGCCGCTTTCCCGTGTTAAATACCCGGTACATTTGCTGGTCTACCACGAAACTGCGTGCTTTTTTGACGCAAGGCCTTGTGCCTAAGATGCGGCGAAAGGCGCGCTTCAGATAATTTCTCACCTTGGCACGGCCCCCTGAGTCCAAACTTATTTTTTGATTAACCACGTCTTCATGAGTGAAAATCGCCTGGAGCCTCTTCCAATCCCGGCCGCGCTTTTCATCTCTATATAAAAGCCAGAAGGCGTAGTGCTTTTCTTCGTCAGACAGGCCTTCATGACGGTAAAGCCGCTCTTTGACCCCGACGATGGCGGCCTCCCACTGCCTCTCCAGGGTGAACAGGGCGTCGTCCAAAGCCAGCTTCCACTGGCGGGCCTGTAGCCCGAAAGGGCTGGTGAAACCGGCTGCAACCAGCTCGTCCCGCAGTCTGCGCTTTGCACCTAAGTGATGCAGGTATTGGACGTGCCCGTATTTAACCAGAAACGTGTCCTTCTGGCGGGCGTAGGCTTCTATTGTTTGTGCGATTTTGATCCACTTATCCTTGTTCAGCGGCAGACTTTTCTGCTTGACCGTCTGTTGCACTGGCTAACGCCTCCCTCACCGTTTTGGTCAACTTGCGGGCTTTATAGGTCCTCTGGCCGTACAGCCGTGCCGCGAAATGCTGGACGATGCTGATCAGGTCTTCGGCCAACTCCTGGGCTGGGGACATGTCTTCGGCTTTGTTGACCACGAGGATTTCGCAGCCGAATTTGGCGAACAATTCCTCGAAGAAGTCGAATCCAAACCGCACCAGCCGGTCTTTATGGGCGACGATGACCGTTTTGACTTCTCCCCGGGTGACCATCCCGCACAACTTCAAAAAATTCTTGCGCTTATAATTGAGGGCGGAGCCGACATCGGAAAGTATTTCGTCCACAGCCAGCCCTTTGCCGGCGGCGAATTCCTTCAGATAATGCAACTGGTTTTCCAGATCAGGCTTTTGCCTGGAGGACGATACCCGGGCGTATAATACGATTTTTTGGGGTTCCTGGCGGTTCTTTATTCCCAGCGCCCGGTATAACATTTCTTCCGTGTATCTTCTTTTATTGGTAGGCGTGCGCAGGGGGACCAATTTGCCTTCTTTGTCCCATGCACGCAAGGTCGATACGCTTACCCCAAGTTTTTCAGCGAATTCGCTCACTGTGTAAAGTTTCATAAAACATCACCTGACATTAGTTTATATCAGGTGATATTGGTTGACAATGCCTATTTTGGATAATTGTTAAAAGAAAAGAAGCTGTTTCTAACCTCCTGTTGCCACATCCAAGAGGATATCGTCTCGGTCAACACCTGAAAACTCTACCATCAATTTCAGATCGTTGCCTTTGGCATGAATTCCGCTCTTAACATAGTGATCCGCATGACTCCCAAACCGGTTGATGATCTCTTTTTTGATATCCATGAAAACCCTCCTTTGTGATCATCTTCATTTAAGTTCCGTACCAATTTTCGATTTTAGAAACCCTATACAAAAGTCCTGCTGTTCTTTAATACCATCATATCAGAAGAGGTATTCCAAATGAAAAAGATGTTAAATTTCGTGGGTCCTCTTTTAGTATATGAACTCTTTTGGAGAGAGGAAGAGGGTACCCGTATTCGTAATATTCAAAAGACAATGTAAAAAAGCCGTTATGGATTGTCATACGAATGGTTTTATTGTTTTTTTCAAATACGTACAATGCTCCCAGTTGGGCCTCATTCTTTTCCGTCCAACCCCATTTTTCGATCTCTCTGTGATAATAATCAGGGATGCCTTCTTCAAAATTTAATCCCTTCAATTCGTACGCTACATAAATTAGATTTGGGTTATTCGATTTATGTTCGGTCTTGATGGCTTCTTTGGGAACGGGAAAGTCCTGATCAATCGCCGAACCAACAAACGGATCCTGTGATGACAATGAGCACCCTGTCAGATCGATTAAGGTTAATAAGCTCATAAAAATAGTAAGAATCACCCGCATTGGAATCCCCCTTTTTTATGCAATAGGAATTAATCAGGAAAATTTTCCGAGACGAGATCTAAAAGACCTCATTTTAAAGGACGAAAGAACCGAATTTTATCAATACACAGATATAATAAAACATGCTATGATCTTAGTGAACATAGAATATCATTCTGCCGGAATAACGATTTGATGTCGGTCGGGTGTTGTGACATTTATATTTTATTCTTTTTAAGGAGGTATTCCGAGATACTTCAATGAAACTGAAGGTGATCTATTTAACCCTGGTTCTAGTTCTGGTTGGAATTGTAGGTGTAGGTAACTTAGAGGCTTCTTCAAGGGCAAGTGGAGCAAAAAGTGATGCGGTTAAGGAAAAGAGTATTGCTGCATTGGAAGCATATTGGAACATTCTTCTGACAGGGGAACCGAAGCTTGAACAGATTTACGATTTGACAGGATCCGAAGCTGTAAAAAATATGGAGGAGATGAAGTCTAGGATTATCCGACACTACCTAGATCCTGCAAAACGCGCCGGCTTTAAGTACACCTCTATGAAAGTTATACCCTTTTTTGAAAGCGTAGAATTTTCGGATGAAATTGTCAAGGTTCGCGTTCGTGTTAATCTCGAATACACCAGCCAATATCCTAACTCTACAGAAACTATTGTAACAAAAGAGGAAGATATTCCTTATGAACTTATTTTTATCGAACGCGATAACGCCTGGAAACTTACTCATTTAAGTTCATCTGATGTTTTTTCAAAGCGTGGGAATATGAAATTCCTTAATTCTACGGAACAATCGCAGGAATCATCACTGATACTTAACAAAAATAAAGATGTAGGCATTAATGGATTCTAAATATAACTATGATCGCTCCGGTGCTGCCGCTTGCCCAATTCTATGATGATATTCGTCATGAATCAGAAAAATTTTCCGAGGTAGGGTCTAAAAAACCTAGTTTTTGAGGGTGAAAAAACTGAATAGTGTATCAGTTATCGGAGAGGATGGTGAGGCTGAAGAATACTTTGATTATACTCCATCAGAAGTAGAAGC
The DNA window shown above is from Thermicanus aegyptius DSM 12793 and carries:
- a CDS encoding class I SAM-dependent methyltransferase yields the protein MELEEDGDLRLPDDAPRLCSVTVSGGTPDAWLRFSASRKSRVKASLSESVNCFCCQLYDWLIEVDSKIETGGHTANAFAPLVKEVIAYDLTPQMLEAASRFIEGNGHKNVTFVQGDAEALPFESETFDYVTCRLAAHHFPRVDLFIQESYRVLKRDGYLLLIDNVAPEREELDQFYNGIEKERDHTHHRAWKKSEWIRFLEEEGFLIEVMIRYEKRFHFPDWCDRVQLSSPERESLTQKILSAAPFIKGYFNVEIVDHQVIGFTAESVLIKAKKGGKNPSQI
- a CDS encoding zinc ribbon domain-containing protein, whose protein sequence is MQQTVKQKSLPLNKDKWIKIAQTIEAYARQKDTFLVKYGHVQYLHHLGAKRRLRDELVAAGFTSPFGLQARQWKLALDDALFTLERQWEAAIVGVKERLYRHEGLSDEEKHYAFWLLYRDEKRGRDWKRLQAIFTHEDVVNQKISLDSGGRAKVRNYLKRAFRRILGTRPCVKKARSFVVDQQMYRVFNTGKRQYIAVATLTPGERAVIPLTGIHAMRGNLRVVLLPDEQAVEIHLSREPRIRPSGEEEAGIDLGVTEVFTDDTGKKYRPEYGEALQEMSDHILDKSRKRGKLWALRRKFLEQDPNKARRILRHNLGLIKQTKRNKRYRTRCENEINRAFNELYKERWPQIIAYEDLAHLRGKAKSKGLSRKVSGWQRNIIKERREYKNYVYSVTDPGPQNAAYSSQECPQCGWVDAKNRNGDIFKCRQCGFTADADQVAAMNLKKRLHDEEITRYTPYKRVKEILLQRYYQQAN
- a CDS encoding IS607 family transposase: MKLYTVSEFAEKLGVSVSTLRAWDKEGKLVPLRTPTNKRRYTEEMLYRALGIKNRQEPQKIVLYARVSSSRQKPDLENQLHYLKEFAAGKGLAVDEILSDVGSALNYKRKNFLKLCGMVTRGEVKTVIVAHKDRLVRFGFDFFEELFAKFGCEILVVNKAEDMSPAQELAEDLISIVQHFAARLYGQRTYKARKLTKTVREALASATDGQAEKSAAEQG